The DNA region GCTGATACGATCAATAAGCCGGTTCCTGAACTTCAGGAATCGGCTTTTCTTTTTGTACATCAACGGTCTGAAACCGGCAGCTTGAACAGGATCTTGCCTCTGTCGCCATATACTTTTTCCACATGCATATCTCCCCATCTGCACATCAGATGAAGAATCTCTTTCAGACTCCATCCATAATCCGTCAACTCATATTCAACTTTTGGCGGAACTTGGTGATAGGAAATACGGGCAACGATGTCGGCTTCCATTAATTCACCCAGCTGCTGAGTCAGTACTTTCTGCGTAATGGCGGGCATCAACCGCATCAGTTCACCGTTACGTTTCTTGCCAAACGTAAGATGGAATAGAATAACAGGCTTCCACTTGCCCCCGATCACTTCCAGAAGAGCCTCGACTGCGGTGTTATATACTTTGGTTCCTGCATGACACCTTCCGTTTCCATGCTCATCCCCCTTAAGGTTTTCAATGCCTCAAAAAATATCCTTTTTACATCATAACTAAAATTCTGCCTGTATTGGTAGTACCCTAGAACAAAATAAATAGCCTGAACCCTTGTTTAAGAGGCTCAGGCAACCTTCATTTTTTGATTTCACTCTTTTGATCTGGATAAAGTTTTCCTTCCGGATCACCCTTAGTCTGAACGTACCAGTGAGTATATACGGGTTCACCCTTATCCGTTTCGACTTTCTCTGGCTTACAGATGAACTGGTAGACAGCTGCATCCTCTCCGCGAACCGTTAAAGTAATCGCGAGCTCTGGGTCGCCCCAACTCGGATATTCTTTGCGGTACTGACCATCAACCACCTCACTTTGAAAGGATGAACTCGTCATGAATTCTTTGGTCTTGGTAAAAAGAAGCTGCACCTCTTCTTCATTAGGTTCCTCTTTGAGCGTGTAAGTAACTTCGACCCTAGGAGTGGAGTAACGAATGTCCGTCTTTTGAATATCAGGAAAGTTCTGCTTGATATCCTGTCGGAAAGCTTTAACCCCTTCCGAAGACACTTTGGTGTAGGAAGTGCATGCCGTCATGAAGAGAACCAGAGCCAGAATGGTCACCATCCGGAACGCGCTTGA from Paenibacillus sp. JNUCC-31 includes:
- a CDS encoding winged helix-turn-helix transcriptional regulator, with the translated sequence MIGGKWKPVILFHLTFGKKRNGELMRLMPAITQKVLTQQLGELMEADIVARISYHQVPPKVEYELTDYGWSLKEILHLMCRWGDMHVEKVYGDRGKILFKLPVSDR